The following DNA comes from Gammaproteobacteria bacterium.
AAGCAAGGTTTTCCACCACGCCCTGATAGACCAGCGACTCGACGTAGCGGGTCAGCAGCTGGGTCAGCACGTCCTTCGCCTCGGGCTCGTACAGGTAGTCCCAGTGATGTTGCAGCGCCTTGTCCTCGCTCGGCACGATCGGCAGCAACTGTTCGAGGCTGGCGCGCTGGCTCATCGTGTTGACGAACTGGTTGAACACCAGATAGAGGCGGCTGATGCGGCCCTGGTCATAGGCATCCAGCATGACCTTGACCGTGCCGATCAGGTCGGCGACCTGCGGCGCATCGCCCAGGTGTGTGGCCTGCGCCACCACCTTGCCGCCCATGCGCGAGAAGAAACCCGCCGCCTTGGCGCCGATGGTGCACAGCTCGATCTCGTTACCGGCATCGTGCCAGCGCTTCATCTCCGCCACCACGCTGCGGAACATATTGGTATTGAGACCGCCGCACAGGCCACGATCGGTCGAGATCACGATCAGGCCGACACGCTTGCCGTCGCGCTCCTGCATGTACGGATGC
Coding sequences within:
- the atpG gene encoding F0F1 ATP synthase subunit gamma; protein product: MAVGKEIRVKINSIKNTRKITRAMEMVAASKMRKAQARMNAARPYAQKIRNVIAHLAHAHPEYKHPYMQERDGKRVGLIVISTDRGLCGGLNTNMFRSVVAEMKRWHDAGNEIELCTIGAKAAGFFSRMGGKVVAQATHLGDAPQVADLIGTVKVMLDAYDQGRISRLYLVFNQFVNTMSQRASLEQLLPIVPSEDKALQHHWDYLYEPEAKDVLTQLLTRYVESLVYQGVVENLASEQAARMVAMKSASDNAGTLINELQLIYNKARQAAITQEIAEIVGGAAAV